In one Neobacillus sp. CF12 genomic region, the following are encoded:
- a CDS encoding class I SAM-dependent methyltransferase: protein MNMAPVEQLFTLFNETAIVLQEELSCTYLEALAETGENLFHGSVLQDELSEVTEKRLKKQYMEVNLGSFTKEEIRKAYQLVILKGMKESVQPNHQMTPDSVGMLLSYLVDKFMQQPSFRLLDPVIGTGNLVTTVLNQLQKNVQSVGIEIDDLLIKLAYVNANLQEHPIELFNQDSLEPLFIDPVDAVIADLPIGFYPNDVRASDYQLKAEEGHSYAHHLLMEQSVKHTKQGGYLFFIIPNGLFESDQAHQLREYFKEEVIIQGVLQLPVSMFNNKNAAKSILILQKKGEGIVAPKQALLVNLPSLSSVVEMDNILKNIDKWFQDNKR, encoded by the coding sequence ATGAATATGGCTCCCGTAGAGCAACTTTTCACATTATTTAATGAAACTGCTATTGTCTTACAGGAAGAACTATCATGTACATATTTAGAAGCGTTAGCCGAAACTGGTGAGAATTTATTTCATGGTTCGGTTCTCCAGGATGAATTAAGTGAGGTAACGGAAAAAAGACTTAAAAAACAATATATGGAAGTGAATTTAGGCAGCTTTACAAAAGAAGAAATACGAAAAGCCTATCAGCTCGTCATCTTAAAAGGTATGAAAGAAAGTGTGCAGCCTAACCATCAAATGACTCCAGATAGCGTAGGAATGTTACTCAGCTATCTAGTAGATAAATTTATGCAACAGCCATCTTTCCGCTTGTTAGACCCTGTGATTGGAACTGGAAATTTAGTAACAACCGTTTTAAATCAGTTGCAAAAAAATGTACAAAGTGTTGGGATTGAGATAGATGACCTATTAATAAAACTTGCCTATGTGAACGCAAATCTACAAGAGCATCCGATTGAACTATTTAACCAAGATAGTCTTGAGCCTTTATTTATTGACCCGGTTGATGCCGTAATAGCAGATTTGCCTATAGGGTTTTATCCGAATGATGTTCGTGCATCAGATTACCAATTAAAGGCGGAGGAAGGACACTCTTATGCACATCATTTATTAATGGAGCAAAGTGTCAAGCACACAAAGCAGGGAGGATATTTATTTTTTATCATTCCAAATGGTTTATTTGAAAGTGACCAGGCCCATCAGCTTCGTGAATATTTTAAAGAAGAGGTCATTATTCAAGGTGTACTTCAGCTGCCAGTGAGTATGTTTAACAATAAAAATGCTGCCAAGAGTATTTTGATACTCCAAAAGAAAGGTGAAGGTATTGTTGCGCCAAAACAGGCATTGCTTGTCAATTTACCAAGCCTATCTAGCGTTGTTGAGATGGACAATATTTTGAAAA